The following coding sequences lie in one Maribacter forsetii DSM 18668 genomic window:
- a CDS encoding ABC transporter ATP-binding protein, which yields MSTILTVNHLTKKFGYLTAVKDLSFTIEKGNVYGILGPNGSGKSTTLGIVLNVVNKTSGEFAWFGGDTSTHEALKKVGAIIERPNFYPYMTALQNLKLVCKIKDVTEDKIEEKLELVGLLDRKNSKFKTYSLGMKQRLAIASALLNDPEILILDEPTNGLDPQGIHQIREIIKTIAAKGTTILLASHLLDEVEKVCSHVVILRKGEKLYSGRVDSLQASFGFFELKSEDLEKLTSYLSTNEHFGSIKQENGLVTAILTSELDAQSLNKILFDKGIIVSHLVKRKESLEEQFLALTKNANA from the coding sequence GTGAGTACTATTCTAACAGTCAATCATCTTACCAAAAAATTCGGGTACCTTACTGCGGTAAAAGATTTATCCTTTACCATAGAAAAGGGTAATGTTTATGGTATTCTAGGTCCAAACGGTAGTGGTAAATCAACTACCCTTGGCATTGTATTAAATGTAGTCAATAAAACGAGCGGAGAATTCGCATGGTTTGGTGGCGATACCTCAACACATGAAGCCTTAAAAAAAGTAGGTGCAATTATTGAGCGTCCAAACTTCTATCCATACATGACCGCTTTACAAAACCTAAAATTGGTCTGTAAAATAAAAGACGTTACTGAAGATAAAATTGAGGAAAAGCTTGAGCTTGTAGGTTTATTAGATAGAAAAAACAGCAAATTTAAAACGTATTCTTTGGGGATGAAACAACGTTTAGCTATTGCCTCTGCCCTACTGAATGATCCAGAAATTTTAATCTTAGATGAACCTACCAATGGTTTAGACCCCCAAGGAATTCATCAAATCAGGGAAATCATAAAGACTATTGCGGCAAAGGGAACAACCATTTTATTAGCATCGCATTTATTGGACGAAGTAGAAAAAGTATGCTCTCACGTAGTTATTTTAAGAAAAGGTGAAAAATTATACTCTGGAAGGGTAGACAGCTTACAAGCAAGTTTCGGTTTTTTCGAACTAAAATCCGAAGACTTAGAAAAACTTACCTCCTACCTAAGTACCAATGAGCATTTTGGAAGTATAAAACAGGAAAATGGTTTGGTCACCGCAATCTTAACTTCAGAACTAGATGCACAATCATTGAACAAAATACTTTTTGACAAAGGCATTATCGTATCACATTTAGTAAAACGAAAAGAAAGTTTAGAAGAGCAATTTCTTGCCTTAACCAAAAACGCTAACGCCTAA
- a CDS encoding ABC transporter permease, giving the protein MIRLLQIEFIKLWNNRASKVLIISYFALLTSIALVAAIKFDIGPIKFHLADQGIFNFPYIWHFNTFITAFFKLFLAIVIVSMMSNEYSNKTIKQNLIDGLSKKEFILSKFLTVITFSLVSTIFVFIVSLILGLVYSDFNEISIILTDLQFLFAFFVKLTGFFSFCLFLGVLVKRSAFALGFLILWQVLEGIFRGIIRWKLFDGETTDFIMNFFPLQSMFNLIKEPFSRLGAVQSVANQMGEKLALDYYIHWYEIVIVLAWIAIFIYGSYAILKRRDL; this is encoded by the coding sequence ATGATACGATTACTTCAAATAGAATTCATAAAACTTTGGAATAACCGAGCCAGCAAGGTATTGATTATTTCTTATTTCGCACTTTTAACCTCTATCGCTTTGGTAGCGGCCATTAAATTTGACATAGGTCCAATTAAATTTCATCTAGCCGATCAAGGCATTTTTAATTTCCCCTATATCTGGCATTTTAACACCTTCATCACCGCCTTTTTCAAGCTATTTTTGGCGATAGTCATTGTTTCAATGATGTCAAATGAATATAGCAATAAGACGATTAAACAAAATTTAATAGACGGTCTCTCAAAAAAAGAATTTATACTTTCAAAATTCTTGACCGTTATTACTTTCTCGCTAGTTTCGACCATATTCGTTTTTATAGTTTCTCTAATTTTAGGACTAGTTTACTCCGATTTCAATGAAATATCAATCATTTTAACCGATTTACAGTTTCTTTTTGCATTTTTTGTGAAACTAACGGGGTTCTTTTCCTTCTGCTTATTTTTAGGGGTATTGGTAAAAAGATCAGCATTTGCATTGGGTTTTTTAATTCTTTGGCAGGTGCTAGAAGGTATTTTTAGAGGAATCATCCGTTGGAAATTATTTGATGGAGAAACCACCGATTTCATCATGAATTTTTTCCCGTTACAATCTATGTTCAACCTAATTAAAGAACCATTTTCTAGATTAGGTGCAGTACAATCAGTAGCCAACCAAATGGGTGAAAAACTTGCGCTAGACTATTATATTCATTGGTATGAAATTGTGATTGTTCTAGCTTGGATCGCTATTTTTATTTATGGTTCTTATGCAATTCTTAAAAGACGCGACCTTTAA
- a CDS encoding T9SS type B sorting domain-containing protein: MKFYVTLFFIFGYFYVSGQASDCIDAIVVCGNNTISSNASGFGIQELDAETNVCVTQELNSLWLSVNIAESGTLAFTIQPQDNDLEVDYDFFIFGPDSDCQILESPIRCSTTNPLQAGLTSNFTGLSDVETDQNEGPGELGNAYVSSIPVTAGEHYYILIDRPIGNGGFNLDWTGTAQFLPSPIVSSPQDIEVCYNGGNTIIDLMQNEATITTTPNVNISYYTSYNNAFDNIDAITNPASYSYSGLRNRIYVKVTNPNGCFEIVDFSIISPSFDTPPELSYSTCDTDNDARAEFSILEITSDAESAIQHNLEFNLSLHLSENEAMAGTNAITNPLLTTESTTIYARVISTLNTNCFITYPITLTVNPSEFPAILDLIQCDIDENSSDGFTSINLNQSFPEVDHSTISYYESEANRTSNNAIESPANYTNTLPFNQTIYYKITTVQCENFGEIAIEINPTIINLNSISPVQICDDDLEDSVLESTFDLENIRNNNYAGLDVAFYSNLVDATLEQNPLNGNLRTSATTLYVRLETNNQCQGVEEIELIVNPIPEVILEENYLVCANGEPLRINAPAGYDKYSWFKDADNQFIEIGNDQQIAVSVQGNYILEVEKHYDNNGEVIICTGYTDFTVTTSAAVVIENVDIQKSFNTNTVTVNVIGTDEYEYSIDSENYQDENTFYNVEAGIYTIYARNKNGCGFAEKQISIIGFPKFFTPNGDGNNDTWQLIGVNENTNDQIILIYDRYGKMVYQINSNSVGWDGSINGNDLPESDYWFKMTLNDGNDFKGHFTLKR, from the coding sequence ATGAAATTCTACGTTACACTATTTTTCATTTTTGGTTATTTCTATGTTTCTGGGCAAGCCAGTGATTGTATCGATGCTATTGTTGTTTGCGGCAATAATACTATTTCTAGTAATGCCAGTGGTTTTGGCATTCAAGAATTGGATGCTGAAACAAATGTTTGTGTAACACAAGAATTAAATAGTTTATGGCTCAGTGTCAATATAGCCGAAAGTGGCACACTTGCCTTTACGATTCAACCTCAAGATAACGACCTTGAGGTAGATTATGATTTTTTTATTTTTGGTCCAGATAGTGATTGCCAAATTTTAGAAAGTCCAATTAGATGTTCTACTACAAATCCACTTCAAGCTGGCTTAACATCAAATTTCACAGGGTTAAGTGATGTTGAGACCGATCAAAACGAAGGTCCTGGAGAATTAGGCAATGCATATGTATCTTCAATACCTGTTACTGCTGGTGAGCATTATTACATTCTTATAGATAGACCAATAGGTAATGGAGGTTTCAATTTAGACTGGACAGGTACTGCCCAATTTTTACCATCACCAATTGTTTCGTCACCACAAGACATAGAAGTTTGTTATAATGGCGGAAACACTATAATTGATTTAATGCAGAATGAAGCCACCATTACAACTACACCTAATGTAAACATATCATATTATACTTCTTACAATAATGCTTTTGACAACATAGATGCAATCACCAACCCTGCAAGTTATTCATATTCGGGATTAAGAAATCGAATTTATGTAAAAGTCACTAACCCTAACGGATGCTTTGAGATAGTAGATTTCTCCATCATTTCCCCATCATTTGATACTCCACCAGAACTTAGCTATAGTACATGCGACACGGATAATGACGCAAGAGCAGAATTTTCAATCCTTGAAATAACTTCAGATGCCGAAAGTGCTATACAACACAATTTAGAATTTAACTTAAGTCTTCATCTTAGTGAAAATGAGGCAATGGCAGGTACCAATGCAATTACAAATCCATTATTAACTACTGAGAGCACCACTATCTATGCTCGTGTAATATCTACATTGAATACCAATTGTTTTATCACCTACCCCATTACGTTAACGGTTAACCCATCAGAATTTCCTGCTATTCTTGATTTAATTCAGTGCGATATTGATGAGAATTCATCAGATGGCTTTACAAGTATCAATTTAAATCAATCTTTTCCCGAAGTCGACCATAGTACAATTTCCTATTATGAATCAGAAGCAAATCGTACAAGTAATAATGCAATTGAAAGTCCTGCCAATTACACCAATACCCTTCCGTTTAACCAAACTATTTACTACAAAATAACAACTGTACAATGCGAAAACTTTGGGGAAATAGCTATTGAGATAAACCCGACTATTATTAATTTAAATTCAATTAGTCCGGTACAGATATGTGATGATGATTTAGAAGACAGTGTGCTGGAAAGCACATTTGATTTAGAAAATATACGTAACAATAATTATGCTGGTTTAGACGTGGCATTCTATAGCAATTTAGTTGACGCCACCCTAGAACAAAATCCCCTAAACGGTAATTTGAGAACCAGTGCCACCACTTTATATGTACGGTTAGAAACCAATAATCAATGCCAAGGTGTAGAAGAAATTGAATTAATTGTGAACCCTATACCTGAGGTAATTTTAGAAGAGAATTACTTAGTCTGTGCCAATGGCGAGCCATTGAGAATAAATGCCCCTGCCGGTTATGACAAATACAGTTGGTTCAAAGATGCGGACAACCAATTTATAGAAATTGGAAATGATCAACAGATTGCCGTTAGTGTACAAGGAAACTATATTCTAGAAGTAGAGAAACATTATGATAATAACGGAGAAGTTATAATTTGTACAGGTTACACAGATTTTACAGTAACCACATCAGCGGCAGTAGTTATAGAAAACGTAGACATCCAAAAATCATTTAATACCAATACAGTAACGGTAAATGTTATTGGAACCGATGAATATGAATACTCAATTGATAGTGAAAATTACCAAGATGAAAATACATTCTATAATGTAGAAGCAGGTATATATACAATATATGCTCGTAATAAAAATGGATGTGGTTTCGCAGAAAAACAAATATCAATTATAGGATTTCCTAAATTTTTTACGCCAAATGGAGATGGTAATAACGATACCTGGCAGCTAATAGGTGTTAACGAAAACACGAATGATCAAATAATCCTTATTTATGATCGTTATGGCAAAATGGTATATCAAATTAATTCTAATTCTGTTGGCTGGGACGGTTCTATAAACGGTAATGACTTGCCAGAGTCTGACTATTGGTTTAAAATGACTTTAAATGATGGTAATGATTTTAAAGGTCATTTCACCTTAAAACGATAG